TGGTCCCCGTGTCTCTCGATTCTAAGACCTGGGACGTGATCGTCATCGGCGCGGGGCCCGCGGGGCTGTTCGCCGCGCGGACATTGTCCGGCAGGCTTTCCGTCCTGGTGCTCGAGGAGAAGGCCCGCACGGGAGGGGCCGGGGCGATGACCGACGGAAAGCTCAACCTCTCGCCGCAGATCGGGCTCGACCTCACCGAGCTGCAGATCTCGGAGGAGGAAGCCGGCGACCGGATCGCACGGATCGACGAGGTGTTCCTCGAGCACGGCGCGGACCGGACCCTTTACGGCGCGGACGCGGTTCGGATCGGCCTGTGGCTGGACCGGGTCTCCTGGGTCCGGCGCGCCACCCCGAAGGGAGACTGGGACATCACGCTCCTGCCGGCACGTCAGCGTCACATGGGGACCGACCTGGCGCACCAGGTCGTGGCCCGCATGACGGATTCGATCGCCGGCAACGGGGCGACGTTCTCCCTCCGTACGAAGGTGGAGGACATCTTCCAGCGGGACCGCCACGGGCCGTTCCGCGTCCACACCTCGAAAGGGCAGTTCGCATCGAGATACCTGATCGCCGCCCCGGGGCGGGAAGGGGCGTACTGGTTCCGGGAGGTCGCGCGGTCTCTCGGCGTGCAGACGCGGTGGGGGGCCATCGACATCGGGTGCAGGGTGGAAGTGGCCCTGCCCGTTTACGACGAGATCACGCAGGTCCTCTACGACCCGAAGTTCCTCTTCGTCACGCCCACCCACGGGGACCGCACCCGCACCTTCTGCACCAATCCCGGCGGCAGGGTGCGCGTGGAGATCCGGAACGGCTGCCGGCTGGTCAACGGCGACGCACTGAAGAAATGGAAGACCCCCTGCACGAACTTCGCGATCCTCAACACGGTGTCGATGACCGAGCCTCTCCAGGACACGACGGAGATGGGGCGCAAGGTCATGGAGTTCGCCAACTTCTGGGGCGGAGGGGACAGCCTGGTGGTACAGCGGTGGGGGGATCTCACCGCGGGAAGACGCTCCAAGACGGAGACGTTCCACTCGGCGGCACTCGGATACGACAAGATGACGCCGACTCTCCCGCCGGGACCCGGGGTCACCCCCGGAGACATCTCGTTCGCGTACCCCGGGAGGATCGTCGACAATCTCCGGGAGAGCCTCCTGCTCCTGTCGCGCGTCATCCCGGGGGTGGCGCACCCTTCGACGACCGTCTACGTCCCGGAAATCAAGTTCTACGACACGAAGTACACGACGGACCGGCATCTGGAAACCAACCTCCCGAACCTGTTCGTCGCGGGGGACGGCGTGGGCAAGTCCCGGGGGATCATCGGCGCCGCCCTCAACGGGATCCTGGCCGCCGAGGGGATCCTGCGCAAGGAAGGGAAAGCGTAAGCGCCCGGCATCGGCTTCGCCCCCTCTGAGGGGGACTCCGTTCGTGGCCGTGCGGTGGACCCGCACGGTTGCGCTCCCCTCCTGCGGCGGCTCCACCGGACCCACCTGCTACGGGAAGGAAGCCGTAATCGGCAATTTCTCCGCCGCGTTTGCGCGCCCAAACGGAAGGCGAAGCGATTTCCGTTGCCTTCGTATCAGGAGACGACGAGGACGCCCGTCCCCTGGATCTCGTCCGCCTTCAGCATTTGGAGGGCGCGGTTTGCCTCTTCCAGCGGGAAGAGGGTGACCTTCGGGCGGATGGGGATCTCCGCGGCCTCCCGCAGGAGGTCTTCGCCGTCCCGGCGCGTGTTGGCGGTCACGCTCCGGAGGTTCTTCTCGTAAAATAGGCACTCTTCGTATTTCATCGACGGGACGTCGCTCATGTGAATACCCGCCAGCGACAGCGTCCCGCCTTTTTTCAGCGCCCGCAGCGCCGGCGGGATCAGCTCCCCCGCCGGGGCGAAGAGGATCGCCGAATCCGCGGCGACCGGCATCTCCGCGGGATCCTCCCCCGCCCAGGAGGCACCCATCTCGAGCGAGAGGTTCCGGTGGCGCTCCCCGCGCGTGCAGACGAATACTTCGCAGCCCCTGTGAAGCGCCAGCTGGATGACGATGTGCGCGGAGGAGCCGAATCCGTAGATGGCGAGCCGGCCTCCCCGGGGGAGGTCGGCGCGCCGCAGCGCCCGGTACCCGATGATCCCTGCGCATAACAGCGGGGCGGCCTCGGCGTCTGAGAACGCCCGGGGGAGAGAGTAGGCGAAGGCCTCCGGCACGACCGCGTACTCCGCGAAGCCTCCGTCCCGGTGGTAGCCCGTGAACAGAGGCGCTTCGCACAGGTTTTCCTTCCCCGCCGCGCAGAAGGCGCACGAGCCGCAGGTGTGGCGCAGCCACGCGATCCCCACACGCGCTCCCGGGGAAAAGCGTTTTGCGTCTTCGCCCAAAAGGTCCACCGTCCCGACGACCTGGTGCCCGGGAACGAGCGGGAGGCGGACCGGGGGGAGGTCCCCCTCGATGACATGCAGGTCCGTCCGGCAGATGCCGCAGGCGGACACCCTCACCCGGAGCTCACCCGGCCCGGGCTCGGGGGGCGGCAGCTCTGCAAGCCTTAAGGGGGAAGTCGCGACCGGCCGGAATCCGGAAAGCAGCATCGCCTTCACAGGTGGAAAGACGACGGATCAAGGATCTGGAACCCCGCCTCCTCAATCGCCTTTTTAAGCGGGGTGACGTTCAGTGTGGCGACGCGGAAGAAAATCGCGCGCTTCCCCTCCTCCGCATGCCCTGTGGTCAGGACGCTCGTGATGTTCACGTTGTACTCCTTGATGATCGAGACGATCTGCGCGAGCCCCCCGGGTACGTCCGGCACGACCACTTCCAGCCGGGAGCTGATTTCGCCGACGCCCAGCACTTGGATGAACGCCTTGAGGACGTCGGCCCGCGAGATGATTCCCGCCACCCGTCCTTCCCTGTCCAGCACCGGGAGCGAGTTCACGCGGAAATCGTGCAGAAGGACGATGGCGTCCTCCAGGGTGTCGGCGAGGGTGGCCGTCACAACCTTACGGGTCATGACCTTCTCCACGGTCGTTTCCTTGAGGAGGTCTTCGGCTTCCTTCTCCGTCGCGCCGCGCAGGAGCGCCACCGGCAGCGTCGCCTCCCGGATGTCGCGGTTCGACAGGATGCCGATGAGCTTGCCGTTCTCCCCCGTCACGGGAAGCTGGGGGATGCTATGGCGGCGCATTCGCTCGCGCGCCTCGAATAGCGAAGCATTCGGGGATATCGTGACGACGTTCCGCTGCATTCTCCGGATGACGAACATGGATTCTTCCTCCTCCTCCCGGTGCTATTTCCCGAGGAGTTCCAGTAGGTGTGCTTCCACGGATAACGTAAGAGAGTTCAGTTCGTATCCCCCCTCGAGCAGGGAGACGATTCTTCCCCCGCAATGCAGGTCCGCCATCTCGACGACGAAGCGGGTCATGAAGCGGAACCCTTCCTCGGTGAGCTGGATGTCGGCCAGGGGATCGTCCTTGTGGGCGTCGAACCCGGCGGAGACGAGGAAGATCTCCGGCCGGAAGGCGTCGATCGCGGGGCGGAGCATCTGCTCGAACGCCATGCGATACTCGGCGTCCCCCGCCCCGGGCTGCATCGGCGCGTTGAGCGTCGTCCCTTCCCCGGCCCCCCTGCCGGTTTCCCACCTTCTGCCCGTCCCCGGGTAGAGAAAGGAAGGGTGCTCGTGAATGCTGAAGAAGAAGACGGACGGATCCTCCAGGAAGATGTTCTGCGTTCCGTTTCCATGGTGCACGTCCCAGTCGACGATGAAGATGCGGGAAACTCCGTGCCGCGAACGCAGGTACCGGGTTGCGATGGCAATGTTGTTCAGGAGGCAGAAGCCCATCCCCGTCCGGTTGTCGGCGTGGTGCCCGGGCGGGCGGATCGCGCAGAACGCGCGCCGGACCTTGCCGGTGATCACGGCCTCCGCACCCGCGATTGCACCGCCGGCGGAGCGGAAGGCGACGGTGTAGGAGTTCCGGTTGAGGTAGGTGTCCTCGGCGTCCAGCGTCAGGTCGCCGCGCCGGCACGCCATCTCGATCTTCTGGAGGTACGAAGGATCGTGGACGCGGACGATGTCAGCCTCGTCCGGGAAACCCGGAGTGACGGGAACCATCTTGTCCAAGAGTCCCCTCTCGGCGAGGTGATCGGCGATGGCCACGAGCCGGCCCGGGGACTCCGGATGCTCAAAGGGAGGGGCATGCAACAAGTAATCCGGATGATAGACGAAGGCGACGCTGTTCATCGGATCTCCATGCGGGCCTTTTCACTATAGCAGAATCGGATATAGTAAAGAAATGGAGACCCACTGGCTGTGTGCGCTGCTGGCGGTCTTCCTGTCTCTCCCCGCAGCGGCCGCGACCGCCATCCGGTCTTCCCTGCTCATTCTGGGGGAGGAGGGGCTGGCGGAGGAAAGCGCCCGGGGCGACCGGAAGGCGGAGCGCCTGCTCGCCGCTGTCCGCGATCCATCGGTTCGCCACCCCTTTTCGCTATGGACGCTGGCGACCGTTCTGAAGGCGGCTTCGGGGCTCGCCGCCGGAGCGTCGGCCGCGGCGTTCGGGCTGATCGCGGGGGGATGGCCAGGTGCCGGCCTGGGTGCAGCGTGGCTGGCCGCCTACCTGCTGTTCCTCTTCTACCTGGAGAACATCGCGACCTGCGAGACGATGGAGAACCCGCGGCGGGTCCTCCGCTGGGGAGGCGTCTGCCTGGCGGCTCTTCGCATGGCGGTCTTCCCGGCCCGCCTCTTCGACGGGCTGGGACGGCTTCTCTTCGGCGGGCGGTACTCCCCCGAAGCCCTGATGGACATCCGCTTCGGGTCCGAAGAGG
Above is a genomic segment from Deltaproteobacteria bacterium RBG_16_64_85 containing:
- a CDS encoding alcohol dehydrogenase; this encodes MKAMLLSGFRPVATSPLRLAELPPPEPGPGELRVRVSACGICRTDLHVIEGDLPPVRLPLVPGHQVVGTVDLLGEDAKRFSPGARVGIAWLRHTCGSCAFCAAGKENLCEAPLFTGYHRDGGFAEYAVVPEAFAYSLPRAFSDAEAAPLLCAGIIGYRALRRADLPRGGRLAIYGFGSSAHIVIQLALHRGCEVFVCTRGERHRNLSLEMGASWAGEDPAEMPVAADSAILFAPAGELIPPALRALKKGGTLSLAGIHMSDVPSMKYEECLFYEKNLRSVTANTRRDGEDLLREAAEIPIRPKVTLFPLEEANRALQMLKADEIQGTGVLVVS
- a CDS encoding histone deacetylase yields the protein MNSVAFVYHPDYLLHAPPFEHPESPGRLVAIADHLAERGLLDKMVPVTPGFPDEADIVRVHDPSYLQKIEMACRRGDLTLDAEDTYLNRNSYTVAFRSAGGAIAGAEAVITGKVRRAFCAIRPPGHHADNRTGMGFCLLNNIAIATRYLRSRHGVSRIFIVDWDVHHGNGTQNIFLEDPSVFFFSIHEHPSFLYPGTGRRWETGRGAGEGTTLNAPMQPGAGDAEYRMAFEQMLRPAIDAFRPEIFLVSAGFDAHKDDPLADIQLTEEGFRFMTRFVVEMADLHCGGRIVSLLEGGYELNSLTLSVEAHLLELLGK